Proteins from one Loktanella sp. M215 genomic window:
- a CDS encoding helicase-related protein, producing MALSHLNYRDHDLLFGEDALEPGDAVVHFEHGLARYDGRMDCDIGDVDQTLTTFMYRDGGKLMLPAREGEDFWRFGAPADSLTLDRLKAGDWLKRRDEMIMELRESADRMIEIDEARRSTDAVPLKPKAKAYGAVEADFAHKPTKDQDRAIRAVLQDMGQTTPMDRLLVGDVGFGKTEVAVRAAAAAALSGHQVIVAAPTTVLARQHFNTFRTRLEDHGIKVAELSRLTTAEDRAATLDGLNSGAIAVVIGTQALLDDAITFAALALVIIDEEQKFGEEQKTQLRHLAPGVHVLSMTATPIPRSLAAAEVGLVDVSVVATAPKNRRPVETRLCARDVDAVLQAVETETARDGQSYIVCPRVAGVTELDAILKTRKVGFTYTIAHAQMPDEEMAAAMLSFMDGDVDVLLSTSIIESGLDNGRANTMAVWNADRFGLSQLHQLRGRIGRSQLPAHMLLMTGIDLDTPGEAADRLTAFCEMSEIGAGFRIARKDRDIRGFGTLDGTEQSGQMSRLGIGLYRHILKHHIGMTPRAAKTRKAS from the coding sequence ATGGCGCTTTCACACCTCAATTACAGGGACCACGACCTGCTGTTCGGCGAGGACGCGCTGGAACCCGGAGATGCCGTCGTGCATTTCGAACACGGGCTGGCGCGCTATGACGGTCGCATGGACTGCGACATTGGCGACGTCGACCAGACCCTGACCACCTTCATGTACCGCGATGGCGGCAAGCTGATGCTGCCCGCGCGCGAGGGCGAGGATTTCTGGCGTTTCGGCGCGCCGGCCGACAGCCTGACCCTCGATCGGCTAAAGGCCGGCGACTGGCTGAAGCGGCGCGACGAGATGATCATGGAACTGCGCGAAAGCGCCGACCGCATGATCGAGATCGACGAAGCACGGCGGTCAACGGACGCCGTGCCCCTGAAACCGAAGGCCAAGGCTTACGGCGCCGTCGAGGCCGACTTTGCCCACAAACCCACCAAGGATCAGGACCGCGCCATCCGGGCGGTGTTGCAGGATATGGGACAGACGACGCCGATGGACCGTCTGCTGGTGGGCGATGTGGGCTTTGGCAAGACCGAGGTTGCGGTGCGAGCCGCCGCCGCAGCGGCGCTGAGCGGCCATCAGGTTATCGTCGCAGCCCCGACCACAGTGCTCGCGCGCCAGCACTTCAACACCTTCCGCACCAGGCTTGAAGACCACGGTATCAAGGTGGCCGAACTTTCCCGCCTGACCACGGCCGAGGATCGCGCGGCCACCCTCGACGGCCTGAACAGTGGCGCCATCGCTGTCGTCATCGGCACGCAGGCGCTGCTGGACGATGCCATCACCTTTGCCGCACTTGCGCTTGTCATCATCGACGAGGAACAGAAGTTCGGCGAAGAACAGAAGACCCAGCTCCGCCATCTCGCGCCCGGCGTGCATGTCCTCAGCATGACCGCCACGCCGATCCCGCGGTCGCTGGCGGCGGCAGAGGTTGGACTTGTCGATGTGTCCGTCGTGGCGACTGCCCCCAAGAACCGCAGGCCCGTCGAAACACGGCTGTGCGCCCGCGATGTCGACGCCGTGCTGCAGGCGGTCGAGACTGAGACCGCACGCGACGGCCAATCCTACATCGTCTGCCCCCGCGTCGCCGGTGTCACCGAACTGGATGCGATCCTGAAAACGCGCAAGGTCGGCTTTACCTATACCATCGCCCACGCCCAGATGCCCGACGAGGAGATGGCCGCCGCGATGCTGTCCTTCATGGACGGCGATGTCGACGTGCTACTGTCGACTTCGATCATCGAAAGCGGTCTGGACAATGGCCGCGCTAACACGATGGCTGTCTGGAACGCCGACCGGTTCGGCCTGTCGCAACTGCACCAGTTGCGTGGCCGGATCGGACGCAGCCAACTGCCCGCCCACATGCTGCTGATGACCGGCATCGACCTCGACACACCCGGCGAAGCCGCCGACCGCTTGACGGCCTTTTGCGAGATGTCAGAGATCGGCGCCGGTTTCCGCATCGCCCGCAAGGACCGCGATATCCGCGGCTTTGGCACGCTGGACGGGACAGAGCAGTCGGGTCAGATGTCGCGCCTTGGGATCGGCCTCTATCGTCACATCCTGAAACATCACATCGGCATGACGCCCCGCGCCGCCAAGACGCGCAAGGCGTCCTGA
- the gspD gene encoding type II secretion system secretin GspD, whose protein sequence is MMRLLASCALIVSLTVTSLRAQTDTYTINLRDADISVLAEQISDITKRTLILDPALTGNVTVVSAEALDAVGVWSLFQSILRARGFVAVQSGTVWQVVPEAEQRTVSGPGDNTPVGAQDVVTEMLRLDRLPSAEAVRVLRPLVAESGYLEAVEDPNAIIITDTRANVDRIMQIANAFDGDAQVRAEVIRFRAADASSVGQAILDVLGPAGTGARLSVDAGANLLLVRGSPADIEEIRQLAQAMDVRPPEAPGAQVSTSVFALQYGDAAIIADIIRGTVGDATSITNPIAADVGAAADTTAVDENGDPVAGVFTPVSRQPTAVPAVTITPSIETNAIIVRGTSAQVAEIGQLIHTLDKRRPQVMIEAAIVEVSGDVAERLGAQLGFGTTQAQGALGASSFSNGGVSLQGVLAAVGAPASVALSTGATLAASNNDFGLLVQALSNSSRARLLSTPSVTTLDNEPATIVVGQNVPFRTGSFATDGNTLTPFTTIERQDVGITMNVVPRITAGGVVQLVIEQEISSLVNGNVEGAADLVTNRRVINTTVMADNGGTVVLGGLITDDRLNSEQKVPGLGDIPVLGNLFKSRNASESRRTLFVFLRPTILRDRADIQAAATNRMNRLRQADATGVPRTILREQEVRQLPLEIQGLY, encoded by the coding sequence ATGATGCGCCTTCTTGCATCCTGCGCACTCATCGTGTCGCTGACGGTCACGTCACTGCGGGCGCAGACGGATACCTATACGATCAACCTGCGCGACGCCGATATCTCGGTGCTGGCGGAACAGATTTCCGACATCACCAAGCGTACGCTGATCCTCGACCCCGCCCTGACAGGCAATGTGACCGTTGTGTCCGCCGAGGCGCTGGACGCCGTCGGCGTCTGGTCCCTGTTCCAGTCGATCCTGCGCGCGCGCGGCTTTGTCGCCGTGCAGTCCGGCACCGTCTGGCAGGTCGTGCCGGAAGCGGAGCAGCGCACCGTTAGCGGCCCCGGCGACAACACGCCCGTCGGCGCGCAGGACGTCGTGACCGAGATGCTGCGCCTCGACCGCCTGCCCTCGGCCGAGGCGGTGCGCGTCTTGCGGCCCCTCGTGGCCGAAAGCGGCTATCTTGAAGCGGTGGAGGATCCCAACGCGATCATCATCACCGACACCCGCGCCAACGTCGACCGCATCATGCAGATCGCCAATGCCTTCGACGGCGACGCGCAGGTCCGGGCAGAGGTGATCCGCTTCCGTGCCGCCGACGCCTCTTCCGTCGGGCAGGCGATCCTCGACGTGCTTGGCCCCGCCGGGACCGGCGCACGGCTCAGCGTCGATGCGGGGGCGAACCTGCTGCTGGTGCGCGGCTCGCCAGCGGACATCGAGGAAATTCGCCAACTGGCACAGGCCATGGACGTGCGCCCGCCAGAGGCGCCGGGCGCACAGGTTTCGACCAGCGTCTTTGCCCTGCAATACGGCGACGCGGCGATCATCGCGGACATCATCCGCGGCACCGTGGGCGACGCCACAAGCATCACGAACCCGATTGCCGCCGACGTGGGCGCCGCCGCAGACACGACCGCGGTGGACGAAAACGGCGACCCGGTCGCCGGCGTCTTTACCCCCGTCAGCCGCCAGCCGACCGCCGTCCCCGCCGTCACGATCACGCCGTCGATCGAGACGAACGCCATCATCGTGCGCGGCACATCCGCTCAGGTGGCCGAGATCGGGCAGTTGATCCACACGCTCGACAAGCGCCGCCCGCAGGTGATGATCGAAGCCGCCATCGTCGAGGTGTCCGGCGACGTGGCCGAACGACTGGGTGCGCAGCTGGGCTTTGGCACCACACAGGCGCAGGGCGCACTGGGTGCGTCGTCGTTCAGCAATGGCGGCGTGTCGTTGCAGGGCGTGCTGGCCGCCGTCGGTGCGCCAGCCTCTGTCGCGCTGTCCACCGGTGCCACCTTGGCCGCCAGCAACAACGACTTTGGCCTGCTGGTGCAGGCGCTGTCGAATTCCAGCCGCGCGCGGCTGCTGTCCACGCCGTCGGTGACCACGCTGGATAACGAACCCGCCACCATCGTCGTGGGCCAGAACGTGCCGTTCCGCACCGGCAGCTTTGCCACCGATGGCAACACGCTGACGCCCTTCACCACCATCGAACGGCAGGATGTCGGCATCACGATGAACGTGGTGCCGCGGATCACCGCGGGCGGTGTCGTGCAGCTGGTGATCGAGCAGGAGATCAGCTCTCTGGTCAACGGCAATGTCGAAGGGGCCGCCGATCTGGTCACCAACCGGCGCGTCATCAACACGACCGTCATGGCCGACAACGGCGGAACCGTCGTGCTGGGCGGCCTGATTACCGACGACCGCCTGAACAGCGAACAGAAGGTGCCGGGTCTGGGCGACATCCCCGTTCTCGGAAACCTCTTCAAGTCCCGCAACGCCAGCGAAAGCCGCCGCACGCTCTTTGTCTTCCTGCGCCCGACAATCCTGCGCGACCGCGCCGACATTCAGGCCGCCGCCACCAACCGGATGAACCGGCTGCGTCAGGCCGACGCGACGGGCGTCCCGCGCACGATCCTGCGTGAACAGGAAGTCCGTCAGCTGCCGCTGGAAATTCAGGGCCTTTACTGA
- a CDS encoding type II secretion system protein N, with translation MRVSLGKILQGGVAVLVLGSLAVAAAPLTWHLRGQTTALPAAAPVAVAAVTPPAPPDIGPILTLAPFGSSAVAAPQTAAAAPSDLTLLGIVLRDDPAESMALIAADGTPANFRTGNKIGDTAILDRVNADHVVLLVGAERVILGFPNADPVTLDEGVIAPATTPSPADLLAAISAAPATEDYTEPDAALPPPVTTQDYIDLWRARITANPKQVLDEIGLVAGDNGYTIAENHDSGVTRAGLQAGDLVKTVNGQPVGNVDSDRALYDEVANSGMARIEVERDGRTMTLSFPLQ, from the coding sequence ATGCGTGTTTCGCTGGGCAAGATCCTTCAGGGCGGCGTGGCCGTTCTGGTTCTGGGGTCGCTTGCGGTAGCCGCAGCGCCGTTGACATGGCATCTGCGCGGCCAGACGACGGCCCTGCCCGCGGCCGCGCCTGTTGCTGTCGCCGCCGTCACACCGCCAGCGCCCCCCGACATTGGCCCGATCCTGACCCTTGCGCCCTTTGGCAGCAGCGCTGTCGCGGCGCCGCAGACGGCGGCGGCAGCACCTTCGGACTTGACGTTGCTGGGCATCGTCCTGCGCGACGATCCGGCCGAATCGATGGCCCTGATCGCCGCGGACGGCACGCCCGCAAACTTTCGGACCGGCAACAAGATTGGCGACACTGCCATCCTCGACCGGGTCAACGCCGACCACGTCGTCCTGCTGGTCGGAGCAGAGCGCGTGATCCTCGGCTTTCCGAACGCTGATCCGGTGACCCTGGATGAAGGGGTCATCGCACCCGCGACGACCCCCAGCCCGGCGGACCTGCTGGCCGCAATCTCGGCCGCGCCCGCGACCGAGGACTACACCGAACCCGACGCCGCACTGCCGCCGCCTGTCACGACGCAGGACTACATCGACCTGTGGCGCGCGCGTATCACGGCAAATCCCAAACAGGTCTTGGACGAAATTGGTTTGGTGGCTGGCGATAATGGCTATACCATTGCTGAAAATCACGACAGCGGAGTTACCCGCGCAGGACTACAGGCAGGAGATCTGGTGAAAACGGTAAACGGCCAGCCCGTCGGCAATGTCGACAGCGACCGCGCCCTCTATGACGAGGTCGCCAATTCGGGCATGGCCCGGATTGAGGTCGAACGCGATGGCCGCACCATGACCCTGTCGTTTCCGCTGCAATGA
- the gspI gene encoding type II secretion system minor pseudopilin GspI: MTQRAPQAGFTLIEALVAMAVLALGAVSLLTATEGHSARISALTDRTAARWTADYALALAGLGDTPEAEITMLGRRFSVGLDVADVDGADLQSLTVSVSVPGDSVDAVLYLATGYRLAGPE, encoded by the coding sequence ATGACGCAACGCGCACCGCAGGCAGGCTTCACCCTGATCGAGGCGCTAGTGGCGATGGCCGTGCTGGCGCTCGGCGCCGTCTCGCTGCTGACCGCGACCGAGGGCCATTCCGCGCGGATCAGCGCCCTGACCGACCGGACCGCTGCCCGCTGGACCGCGGATTACGCTTTGGCTCTGGCCGGATTGGGCGATACGCCAGAGGCAGAGATCACGATGCTGGGACGCCGCTTTTCCGTCGGACTGGATGTGGCGGACGTGGACGGCGCGGATTTGCAGTCGCTCACCGTCTCGGTCTCTGTCCCGGGTGACAGCGTCGACGCTGTCCTGTATCTTGCAACCGGTTACCGATTGGCAGGTCCGGAATGA
- a CDS encoding prepilin-type N-terminal cleavage/methylation domain-containing protein, whose translation MRAARAPRRGKAGVTLVEVLVVLVLIGVMAGAVGLSLGPADRGDAVGRETDLLTARLNRAADEALLTGAPVAFVWDPQGYRFEVPGPDGWVPHPVSLLGDPHPMAGGVDLSQGESDGRFVVTADLLPETGQPLVVTLRGGQISDVRVQFDGVNAQRLAPAS comes from the coding sequence TTGAGGGCCGCGCGCGCGCCACGCAGGGGCAAGGCTGGCGTCACCTTGGTCGAGGTGCTTGTCGTGCTGGTCCTGATCGGCGTCATGGCCGGGGCCGTCGGCCTGTCGCTGGGTCCTGCGGACCGTGGCGACGCCGTGGGCCGAGAGACCGATCTGCTGACCGCGCGCCTGAACCGCGCCGCCGACGAGGCCTTGCTGACCGGCGCGCCGGTGGCGTTCGTCTGGGACCCGCAGGGATACCGGTTCGAAGTGCCGGGCCCGGACGGATGGGTGCCGCACCCGGTCAGCCTATTGGGCGACCCGCATCCCATGGCCGGCGGCGTGGATCTGTCGCAGGGCGAATCGGACGGCCGCTTCGTCGTCACCGCCGATCTGCTGCCAGAAACCGGCCAGCCGCTGGTCGTGACCCTGCGCGGCGGCCAAATCTCGGACGTCCGCGTCCAGTTCGACGGCGTCAACGCCCAGCGACTGGCACCCGCGTCATGA
- the gspG gene encoding type II secretion system major pseudopilin GspG gives MPLLRPLRPRPAKRRAPDAGVTLIEMMVVLVIIALVAAIIVPNVIGRPDEARVAVAQTDIRAIGSALELYRLDNQTYPTTSQGLEALVTRPTSPPEPRNWVAGGYLAQLPVDPWGNGYLYRSPGDTGGFDLVTLGADGAPGGDGPAADIAHGQATAGN, from the coding sequence ATGCCCCTGCTGCGTCCGCTGCGTCCCCGCCCGGCCAAACGTCGCGCGCCCGATGCCGGCGTCACCTTGATCGAGATGATGGTCGTGCTCGTCATCATCGCGCTGGTGGCCGCGATCATCGTGCCGAACGTCATCGGTCGCCCGGACGAGGCCCGCGTCGCCGTCGCCCAGACCGACATCCGTGCCATCGGATCGGCGCTGGAACTCTACCGTCTGGACAACCAGACCTATCCCACGACCTCGCAGGGGCTGGAGGCGCTGGTCACCCGTCCAACCAGCCCGCCGGAACCGCGCAACTGGGTCGCCGGCGGCTATCTGGCGCAACTGCCGGTCGATCCTTGGGGCAATGGCTATCTCTATCGCTCGCCGGGTGACACCGGCGGCTTCGACCTCGTGACGCTGGGGGCGGATGGCGCGCCGGGGGGCGACGGGCCTGCGGCGGATATCGCCCACGGCCAGGCGACCGCCGGCAATTGA
- the gspL gene encoding type II secretion system protein GspL: MIPQGVSVDQAGFAAPEGVSDPQLNLTTTPEVARPGGEALQRRLTEVLRDGVPRPFLLAAEQVGSTLIVLPRSSARQRAAMLTFAAEDRIAASVDRTRVAPGPVVASAGAPQLAFIVDRGVLDACPVAADRILPEYLLIPRPAEGWAVWRDADRCVVRAADGTGFAASAAMLPLLWTRAGQPAVASLGDPLPTSVASVPAIPAPPDLVELAYGLPRVRPGDAARTWRPVMVVAGVLALGLMAHLAVLAADVAALSRIADRAKVTAQAAMAGPLPGIAVTSDVGPILARLAPTVAAPQGSALLPLLSDVSLALSDAGAAASFRRLAWGAAGNELVVLVQAADLDGLQAVERGLSERGFAVRPGAASAGDGGAEAEMRISRASS; this comes from the coding sequence GTGATACCACAAGGGGTTAGCGTCGATCAGGCGGGCTTTGCGGCCCCTGAAGGCGTGTCTGATCCCCAGTTGAATCTCACGACGACGCCAGAGGTTGCCCGCCCCGGCGGCGAGGCCTTGCAAAGGCGTCTGACCGAGGTGTTGCGCGACGGTGTACCGCGCCCGTTTCTGCTGGCCGCAGAGCAGGTGGGCAGTACCCTGATCGTCCTGCCCCGCAGCAGTGCCCGTCAACGCGCGGCGATGCTGACCTTTGCCGCAGAAGACCGGATTGCCGCCTCTGTCGACCGGACCCGCGTGGCGCCGGGACCGGTCGTGGCCAGTGCCGGTGCGCCGCAGCTGGCCTTTATCGTCGACCGTGGCGTGCTGGATGCCTGTCCGGTGGCAGCCGACCGCATCCTGCCGGAATACCTTCTGATCCCCCGCCCGGCAGAGGGGTGGGCGGTGTGGCGCGACGCGGACCGCTGTGTCGTGCGCGCCGCCGACGGGACGGGTTTTGCGGCCTCTGCCGCCATGTTGCCTTTGCTGTGGACGCGCGCGGGGCAGCCTGCTGTGGCGTCTTTGGGTGATCCCCTGCCCACGAGTGTGGCATCGGTGCCCGCGATCCCCGCGCCGCCCGATCTGGTTGAACTGGCTTACGGGCTGCCGCGGGTGCGCCCGGGCGATGCGGCGCGGACGTGGCGGCCTGTCATGGTCGTGGCAGGCGTGCTGGCGCTGGGGCTGATGGCGCATCTGGCCGTGCTTGCCGCCGATGTCGCAGCCCTGTCGCGGATCGCGGACCGTGCGAAGGTGACGGCGCAGGCGGCCATGGCCGGCCCCTTGCCGGGGATTGCGGTGACGTCTGACGTGGGGCCGATCCTGGCGCGCCTCGCCCCGACCGTGGCGGCCCCGCAGGGGAGCGCGCTGCTGCCCTTGTTGTCCGACGTGTCCCTGGCGCTGAGCGATGCCGGGGCTGCCGCCAGCTTTCGCCGGCTGGCGTGGGGTGCGGCAGGGAATGAACTGGTCGTGCTGGTGCAGGCCGCCGATCTGGATGGCCTTCAGGCGGTCGAACGGGGCTTGAGCGAACGCGGCTTTGCCGTCCGGCCGGGTGCGGCCAGCGCGGGCGATGGCGGGGCAGAGGCGGAAATGCGGATCAGCAGGGCGTCGTCATGA
- the gspM gene encoding type II secretion system protein GspM encodes MMGWFTNLSLRERVLIAGAAPLVVLLIAWQFVWQPLQTHRAALAEEIAAYRLITQAALARAADPAPALAPPPVVPIATRVTQSADSAGLQLRRLAPESDGLRVTLEDAGFAAMVLWIADLEVAQRVRVAAIEVDRRPAPGVVSARILLEDAR; translated from the coding sequence ATGATGGGCTGGTTCACGAACCTGTCGCTGCGAGAGCGGGTGCTGATTGCCGGGGCCGCGCCGCTGGTCGTGCTGCTGATCGCATGGCAATTCGTCTGGCAGCCGTTGCAGACCCACCGTGCCGCATTGGCGGAGGAGATTGCGGCCTACCGCCTGATCACGCAGGCGGCCTTGGCCCGCGCCGCCGATCCGGCGCCTGCGCTAGCGCCGCCGCCCGTCGTGCCGATTGCGACCCGTGTGACGCAAAGCGCCGACAGCGCGGGGCTGCAACTGCGCCGCCTTGCACCGGAATCGGACGGGTTGCGGGTCACTCTGGAAGATGCCGGTTTTGCCGCGATGGTCCTGTGGATCGCCGATCTGGAGGTCGCGCAGCGCGTGCGTGTCGCGGCGATCGAGGTGGACCGCCGGCCCGCGCCCGGCGTCGTTTCGGCCCGGATCCTGCTGGAGGATGCCCGATGA
- a CDS encoding GspE/PulE family protein has translation MSETLLRAPRLTYGFAQTHGVVLAPDDGAVCLCRADAPVSALMEAQRIAGVPLTFTEITPAAFEAALGVAYRDSASEAAQVAADADDSLASLADSASVDDLLAQNDDAPVVRLINALLLEAVKEGASDVHIETEERRLLVRFRIDGVLREVISPKRALAPLLVSRIKVMGKLDIAEKRLPQDGRVSLRVGGYDLDVRISTIPSQFGERVVLRLLDRGQTLRGIDHLGLSEADNARLKRILARPDGMVLVTGPTGSGKTTTLYAGLDMLNDRQRNIMTVEDPIEYTMDGVGQMQVNAKTDLTFARGLRAILRQDPDVIMVGEIRDRETAQIAVESAMTGHLVISTLHTNTAIGAVSRLVEMGVERFLLAPMLRGLIAQRLVRQTCPECTADHALTEAESALLSGLVPAGEVVQIGQGCDTCHGSGYRGRLPLYEVIEVDTALERMLHDGGAEADLIAAARTRGTGILQDGIAKMRAGLTGPQEIARAVHEDARPEVEG, from the coding sequence ATGAGCGAGACCCTGCTGCGCGCGCCGCGCCTGACCTACGGCTTTGCCCAGACCCACGGCGTCGTTCTGGCGCCGGACGACGGTGCGGTCTGCCTGTGCCGGGCCGACGCCCCCGTCAGCGCGCTGATGGAGGCGCAGCGCATCGCAGGTGTGCCGCTGACCTTTACCGAGATCACGCCGGCCGCCTTCGAGGCCGCCCTCGGCGTGGCCTACCGCGATTCGGCGTCAGAGGCCGCACAGGTGGCCGCGGATGCGGATGACAGCCTCGCCTCGCTGGCGGATTCCGCCTCTGTCGACGACCTGCTGGCGCAGAACGACGACGCGCCGGTGGTCCGCCTGATCAACGCGCTGCTGCTGGAGGCGGTGAAGGAAGGTGCCTCGGACGTGCATATCGAGACGGAAGAGCGTCGCCTGCTGGTCCGCTTCCGCATTGATGGGGTCCTGCGCGAGGTGATCAGCCCGAAGCGCGCGCTGGCGCCGCTGCTGGTCAGCCGGATCAAGGTGATGGGCAAGCTCGATATCGCCGAAAAGCGTCTGCCGCAGGATGGTCGCGTGTCCTTGCGCGTCGGCGGCTACGATCTGGACGTGCGGATTTCGACGATCCCCAGTCAGTTCGGCGAACGCGTCGTGCTGCGCCTTCTGGACCGGGGCCAGACCCTGCGCGGGATCGACCATCTGGGCCTGTCGGAGGCCGACAACGCGCGGCTGAAACGCATCCTCGCGCGGCCCGACGGCATGGTGCTGGTGACGGGGCCGACGGGGTCGGGCAAGACGACGACGCTGTATGCGGGTCTCGACATGCTGAACGACCGGCAGCGCAACATCATGACGGTCGAGGACCCGATCGAATACACGATGGACGGCGTGGGGCAGATGCAGGTGAACGCCAAGACCGACCTGACCTTTGCCCGCGGGTTGCGCGCGATCCTGCGGCAGGACCCTGACGTCATCATGGTGGGCGAAATCCGCGACCGCGAGACGGCGCAGATCGCGGTGGAAAGTGCGATGACCGGGCACCTCGTGATCTCGACCCTGCATACGAACACCGCCATTGGTGCTGTGTCGCGGCTGGTGGAGATGGGGGTCGAGCGGTTCCTGCTGGCGCCGATGCTGCGCGGCCTGATCGCGCAGCGGCTGGTCCGTCAGACCTGCCCGGAGTGCACGGCGGATCACGCTCTGACCGAGGCGGAAAGCGCGCTGCTGTCGGGGCTGGTCCCGGCCGGAGAGGTCGTGCAGATCGGGCAGGGCTGCGACACCTGCCACGGATCGGGCTATCGCGGGCGGCTGCCGCTGTACGAGGTGATCGAGGTCGATACGGCGCTGGAACGGATGCTGCATGACGGGGGGGCCGAGGCTGACCTGATCGCCGCCGCCCGGACGCGCGGCACCGGTATCCTGCAGGACGGTATTGCCAAGATGCGGGCAGGGCTGACCGGCCCGCAGGAAATCGCCCGCGCCGTGCACGAGGACGCGCGGCCGGAGGTCGAGGGCTAG
- a CDS encoding type II secretion system F family protein, with protein sequence MAAFAYSAVDPAGKTTKGIVEAGNAAAARAALRARQLMPVSVEPTTARRGAPAVRRKAVPIRALTLVTRQLATLIGSGISVEQSLKTVADQSDKPAVSTLLLNLRSSVLDGRSFAQALGDYPQTFGDYYRASVAAGESSGQLGRVMDLLSGFVETRAKNRQTVQLALLYPAILAVVSLAVIVSLLTFVVPDIVRVFTSRGAELPFLTRALIAVSDFINQWGLVTLAGVVAAVFATGAVLRRPAVRMRWHRFLARAPVSRSFVLKSNAAQFAGTLSTLTVSQVPLTDALEAAAQTVPNLYIRQSVQAASARVREGTALSRALADANVFPPMLIAMVASGEAGGVLGATLTRAADDQARDLNALVAALVALVEPAVLLLMGGIVMLLVLSILLPIVNLNNLVN encoded by the coding sequence ATGGCCGCCTTCGCCTATTCCGCCGTCGATCCGGCGGGCAAGACGACCAAGGGGATCGTCGAGGCCGGCAACGCCGCTGCCGCCCGCGCGGCCCTGCGCGCGCGCCAGTTGATGCCCGTCTCGGTCGAGCCGACGACGGCACGGCGCGGTGCGCCAGCGGTCCGCCGCAAGGCCGTGCCGATCCGCGCGCTGACGCTGGTGACCCGGCAGTTGGCGACGCTGATCGGGTCCGGCATCTCGGTCGAGCAATCCTTAAAGACTGTGGCTGATCAGTCCGACAAGCCCGCCGTATCGACCCTGCTCCTGAACTTGCGGTCGTCCGTACTGGACGGCCGCAGCTTCGCGCAGGCGTTGGGCGATTATCCGCAGACCTTCGGCGACTACTACCGCGCCTCTGTCGCGGCGGGCGAGAGTTCGGGGCAGCTGGGTCGCGTCATGGACCTGCTGTCGGGTTTCGTCGAAACGCGGGCCAAGAACCGGCAGACGGTGCAACTGGCACTGCTTTACCCTGCCATCCTCGCGGTCGTGTCGCTGGCGGTGATCGTGTCACTGCTGACTTTCGTGGTGCCTGACATCGTGCGGGTCTTCACCTCGCGCGGGGCGGAATTGCCGTTTCTGACGCGCGCCCTGATCGCGGTGTCGGATTTTATCAACCAGTGGGGGCTGGTGACCTTGGCCGGGGTCGTGGCGGCTGTCTTTGCCACGGGGGCTGTCCTGCGCCGCCCGGCGGTCAGGATGCGCTGGCACCGGTTCCTGGCCCGCGCACCGGTCAGCCGCAGCTTTGTCCTCAAATCCAACGCGGCGCAGTTCGCGGGCACGCTGTCGACCCTGACCGTCAGCCAGGTCCCTTTGACCGACGCGCTGGAGGCGGCGGCCCAGACGGTGCCGAACCTGTACATCCGGCAAAGCGTGCAGGCCGCCAGCGCCCGCGTCCGTGAAGGCACCGCCTTGTCGCGCGCGCTGGCCGATGCCAATGTCTTTCCCCCGATGCTGATCGCAATGGTGGCGAGCGGCGAGGCGGGTGGCGTGCTGGGTGCCACGCTTACCCGCGCGGCGGACGATCAGGCGCGCGATCTCAATGCGCTGGTGGCTGCACTGGTGGCGCTGGTGGAACCGGCCGTGCTGCTGCTGATGGGGGGCATCGTGATGCTGCTGGTCCTGTCGATCCTGCTGCCGATCGTGAATCTGAACAACCTCGTCAACTGA